The stretch of DNA CATTTGATGCCGGTAGAATATTGTAAATTCTTTTTTTGTCAAAGATAAAAAACCCGGCGGAAATCAACTCTCTGTTTTCATTTAAAACCCCAATTACCTGACCCACTCCATAATAAATGCTGTGATGAATAACTCTATGTAAAGTGTGATACTCTTTGTCCTTTAGTGCTTTAACTTTACTGCCCGGATTGTTTTTAAAAAGCTCTACCATTCTTTCCGGTGATATGCCGGCAGTAATATGCAGTTTATGCTTATCTGCCTTTTTGAGGTTTCTTTTCAAATTTTTTGAATAGGATTCAAAAAGTGTTTCATAACTCTTGTTGAGATTTAAAAGCAGGTTTACCCGGGGGGTTAGCTCATAATCAGGGTAGCGAAACTCATTCATCTCATTGAGATAGATGTCTATATACTTATATTTCTCAGGGATATTTTCAAAAAACATTGTAAATAATGCTTCATTAAATCCAATTCTGGAAAAAATGCCCAATTGCTGTGCAAAAAAAGGTTGAAAAAGATAATCTATTCCGAATTTTCTGTTGAACACCAACGGAAATACAGCATGATAATTACCGAGAACCATTCCTTCCCAATTCTCACAGATATTGTCGAGATACCATGTATATCCGTAAGGCCTTGGATTATGTGCAAAATGAACACAACCGTTCCATACCTTATCCTCAATATCTTCTCTTTTTAGTATTTTAATTTTCATGAAGTCTTTTTTACTCTAAAAACCTAAACAAACAGTTATGGTTTCATTATTTTAAAAAGCTAACAACATTAAGAGTGATAAGTTTTTTAATTAAGAGTTAAAAGTCTTGTCTCCAAAGCGGCATTGTCATACATCTCGGGCCTCCAAGTCCTCGTGAAAGCTCCGCAGACCTAACTTCTAAAACATCTACACCGGCCTCACGCAAAGCTCTGTTTGTGTGCTTATTTCTATTGTATGAGATAACTCTGCGAGGACCAATTGCAAAAACATTTGCCCCGTCATACCATTGCTCCCGGGATGCATAGTCAGGGTTTCCGTCACCTGTAGAAATAACTTCAAGATGATCGATTTCATTTTTTAAAACCGAGACAAAGTCCTCTTTAACAGTTTCCGTTACTATACTCATTTCTCCACTGACACCTTTTTCGTCTGCCCGGTAAACTTTAGTTTCCAATATGGCCTCTAAAGCATCGGGATAAGTTACAACCAGATTTTCATCAATGATTGTAAAAACAGTATCCAGGTGCATAAAATTTCTTTTATGTGGTAAATTAACTTGATAAACCCTTTCTACACTGCTGTTTTTAAATAGATTTCTGGCAAGTTCCTTAATTGCTGATTCGTCTGTTCGCTCACTGTTACCTACCGCAAGTGCTTTTGATGAAAGTACTATTACGTCTCCTCCTTCAATACAGGGCTTATCATCGTCAAAAGTAAACTCTCCCCCATCAAAAACGGGTACAAAATGCTCTTTGAAATCAGGATGGTGTTCAAAAACATTTCTTAAAATAGCAGCCTCTCTATGTCTTGCCTTTGTTTTCATTCGACTGCATATAACTCCCCCCGGAGTAATTGCTGCAGGGTCTCTCATGAAATATAAATTAGGTAAGGGGTGTATCAAAAAAGTTGAGTCAGACTCATTTTTTAAAGTAGTGGTTTTAATTCTATGCTTTATTTCCCGTACTTTTAAACCTCCTATCATAGCGTTTGCACATTCGGCAGTCGAAAAACGATCGATAATTTCCTCCGCCAATCTAGCATGACTACTTCTTTTTAAAGCATCTTGAAAACATTTCAGCAAAAGATCATCATCTATAAAGATGTCAATGAGCAAATCTTTTAAGCGGTAAATTTTTGCGCCACAAGACTGACTTATTAAATTGGTAAATTCCTTATGCTCTTCCTGAACACCTTCGAGATAAGGCACGTCTTCAAAAAGGTATTCTTTAATATTATAAGGAGTTAAACGGTCTATTTCTCTGCCCGGCTGGTGGGTTAAAACTGCTTTTAAAGTGCCAAATTCACTATTCAATTTGAGGTTCATGATTAGGTTTTTTGCAAAGCTACAACTTTAAATTATCATAAGATATTTTGAATGCCCGGAGAATATATTATAGTGTATAATGCCTGCCTTTAGAATATATAGTCTTGTAGAGTGATGCTTTCAGAGAAATTAAAATCTATTTTTTATACTACAAAAGAAAATGTTTATGATGTCAATAATTTTTAAGATATTTGCAAACATTTAAAAATCTAAATACATAGATTTGTTTGTTGAATTTAAAAAAACCTTGTTTTTTGTATTGCTGATTGCCTGCTTTACCCCATGGGCAACAGCACCTTTAGCCTTGTTAGCCGGCATTTTGTATGTAGCAGTTTTTGGATTTCCTTTCACCTTCAATGTGAGTACAGTTTCATCAAAACTTTTAAAAATAGCAATTGTTGGATTGGGTTTTGGAATAAGCGCTTCAGAGATTCTTAATATAGGTGTAAAAGGCTTACTATTAAGTTCGGGAGTGGTTATCTTTACTCTTTTAACAGGTTTGTTATTTTTAAGACTCTTCAGACTCCCCTTAAAAGCAGGGATATTGGTCGTAAGCGGAACAGCAATTTGTGGAGGAAGCGCAATAGCAGCAGTAAGTCCTATAATTAAAGCAGACTCAAAAGACATGGGCTTGTCTCTTAGTCTGGTATTTTTGTTAAATGCTGTGGCTATTTGGTTGTTCCCATATTTGGGTATGCTTCTGAATATGGAAAGTGTTTCATTCGGTTATTGGTCTGCTCTTGCGATTCATGATACGAGTTCCGTATTGGGAGCAGCATCAGTTTTTGATGAAAAAGCACTGGAAGTAGCCACAACAACTAAATTGCTGAGAACTTTATGGATTATTCCACTCAGTATCGGAATTTGGATATGGTCAAAAAAACAATGGCCGGAAAAAAGTGGTAGCCGTGGAAAGATAGCTTTTCCTTATTTTATACTATTCTTTATATTAGCAGTGCTTATGAACAGTATTCTTACAGATGGAAATCAGATATTTGAGCAACTGTCAAATGTTTCCAGAACCTTGTTAGTTGTCGTGTTATTTCTAATAGGAACCGGCATCAATAAAAAGGACTTCAAAATGTCAAATCTAAGTATCATAATACTAGGTGTTGCGCTTTGGGTATTGCTAAGCACTACT from Chitinophagaceae bacterium encodes:
- a CDS encoding arginine deiminase, whose translation is MNLKLNSEFGTLKAVLTHQPGREIDRLTPYNIKEYLFEDVPYLEGVQEEHKEFTNLISQSCGAKIYRLKDLLIDIFIDDDLLLKCFQDALKRSSHARLAEEIIDRFSTAECANAMIGGLKVREIKHRIKTTTLKNESDSTFLIHPLPNLYFMRDPAAITPGGVICSRMKTKARHREAAILRNVFEHHPDFKEHFVPVFDGGEFTFDDDKPCIEGGDVIVLSSKALAVGNSERTDESAIKELARNLFKNSSVERVYQVNLPHKRNFMHLDTVFTIIDENLVVTYPDALEAILETKVYRADEKGVSGEMSIVTETVKEDFVSVLKNEIDHLEVISTGDGNPDYASREQWYDGANVFAIGPRRVISYNRNKHTNRALREAGVDVLEVRSAELSRGLGGPRCMTMPLWRQDF
- a CDS encoding putative sulfate exporter family transporter, giving the protein MDLFVEFKKTLFFVLLIACFTPWATAPLALLAGILYVAVFGFPFTFNVSTVSSKLLKIAIVGLGFGISASEILNIGVKGLLLSSGVVIFTLLTGLLFLRLFRLPLKAGILVVSGTAICGGSAIAAVSPIIKADSKDMGLSLSLVFLLNAVAIWLFPYLGMLLNMESVSFGYWSALAIHDTSSVLGAASVFDEKALEVATTTKLLRTLWIIPLSIGIWIWSKKQWPEKSGSRGKIAFPYFILFFILAVLMNSILTDGNQIFEQLSNVSRTLLVVVLFLIGTGINKKDFKMSNLSIIILGVALWVLLSTTSYFVITSF